The following coding sequences are from one Bradyrhizobium sp. WSM471 window:
- a CDS encoding lytic transglycosylase domain-containing protein, producing the protein MNQCLRSLACVVAVAALAFIPTELAAKSGHKSSAPKKTHEAKAGKQRHASTGKARHGKHAEAKRKSKKQDDAPSDKPAAPPLTGDLAALKDAIDLARKGKTEDASAARDRIADPAGQKLADWFMLRHSESTANFRRYAAFLAANPDWPSSALLRRRAEARLWQEKADAATVHKFTMDRPTSAKGKFALARVLMTEGDSDRAARLVRDAWRTDELSERSEEDSYEAFRDLLTAEDHRARLDKRLGAKDYAGARRAAKRLGEDALAIVKACAAVTGKASKAKDYLEDVSAEARRDLGYVLCRAQWHLQNDRIDDAAEVILAAAPDTMAAQDTDAWWRERRLLARKLLDQGKSKTAYDLVRSAALPAMEVYRVDYHFMCGWIALRYLDDPKAAMRHFAAIDEGSANPIALSRAHYWRGRAAEAMNATADARLSYQAAARYPTAYYGQLARARLGLDRIELRAPSPVLAAVDTPPADERVRAADMLYGVGERDMVFYFAEDFAKESTDVAALEALGELAGRRNDARVMLEVGKSALARGLALDHYAFPTIGIPEHKQVAPAIDPSVIYSVARTESSFDQRDKSAANAVGLMQVTPEAGRDTAKRFGLTYDWDKMVSDPVYNTQMGAAELSALMSEYRGNQIMTFAGYNAGRGRVREWVQARGDPRDPKVDPVDWVERIPLSETRNYVQRVIENVLVYRARFEGSGMIAGKSDQRVVTKDAAAVATPVGFMGTE; encoded by the coding sequence TGGCAGCGAAGAGCGGTCACAAATCGTCCGCGCCGAAGAAGACGCATGAGGCGAAAGCCGGCAAGCAGCGCCACGCCTCCACCGGCAAAGCGCGGCACGGCAAGCATGCCGAGGCCAAGCGCAAGTCGAAGAAGCAGGACGACGCGCCCTCGGACAAGCCGGCAGCCCCGCCGCTGACCGGCGATCTCGCCGCGCTGAAGGATGCCATCGATCTCGCGCGGAAGGGCAAGACCGAGGATGCGAGCGCGGCACGCGACCGCATTGCCGACCCAGCCGGACAGAAACTCGCCGACTGGTTCATGCTGCGCCATTCCGAGAGCACGGCGAACTTCAGGCGCTACGCCGCCTTCCTCGCCGCCAATCCGGACTGGCCGAGCAGCGCGCTGCTCCGCCGCCGTGCCGAGGCGCGGCTGTGGCAGGAGAAGGCCGACGCGGCGACCGTGCACAAATTCACGATGGACCGGCCGACCAGCGCCAAGGGCAAGTTCGCGCTCGCCCGCGTGCTGATGACCGAGGGCGACAGCGACAGGGCCGCGCGTCTGGTGCGCGATGCCTGGCGCACCGACGAATTGTCCGAGCGCAGCGAGGAAGATTCCTACGAAGCGTTTCGCGATCTCCTGACCGCCGAGGATCATCGCGCCCGCTTGGACAAGCGCCTCGGCGCCAAGGACTACGCAGGCGCGCGGCGCGCAGCCAAGCGGCTCGGCGAGGATGCGCTGGCGATCGTCAAGGCCTGCGCCGCGGTCACCGGCAAGGCCAGCAAGGCCAAGGATTATCTCGAGGACGTCTCAGCCGAGGCGCGGCGCGACCTCGGCTATGTGCTGTGCCGCGCGCAATGGCATCTCCAGAATGACCGCATTGACGACGCGGCCGAGGTGATCCTGGCCGCCGCGCCCGATACGATGGCGGCGCAAGACACCGACGCCTGGTGGCGCGAGCGCCGCCTGCTGGCGCGAAAGCTGCTCGACCAGGGCAAGTCCAAAACCGCCTACGATTTGGTGCGCTCGGCGGCCTTGCCCGCGATGGAGGTCTATCGCGTCGACTATCACTTCATGTGCGGCTGGATCGCGTTGCGCTATCTCGACGATCCCAAGGCGGCGATGAGGCACTTCGCCGCGATCGACGAAGGTTCGGCCAACCCGATCGCGCTGTCGCGCGCGCATTATTGGCGCGGCCGCGCGGCCGAGGCGATGAACGCAACCGCGGATGCGCGCCTGAGCTATCAGGCTGCGGCGCGCTATCCGACTGCCTATTACGGCCAACTCGCCCGCGCCAGGCTCGGTCTCGACCGCATCGAGCTGCGCGCGCCCTCGCCCGTGCTCGCAGCAGTCGACACGCCGCCCGCGGACGAGCGCGTGCGCGCCGCCGACATGCTCTACGGCGTCGGTGAGCGCGACATGGTGTTTTACTTCGCCGAGGATTTCGCCAAGGAGAGCACCGACGTCGCGGCACTCGAAGCGCTCGGCGAGCTCGCCGGCCGGCGCAACGATGCGCGGGTGATGCTGGAGGTCGGCAAGTCGGCACTGGCGCGCGGGCTCGCGCTCGATCACTACGCGTTCCCGACCATCGGTATTCCCGAGCACAAGCAGGTCGCGCCCGCGATCGACCCCAGCGTGATCTATTCGGTGGCACGCACCGAAAGCTCGTTCGACCAGCGCGACAAATCGGCCGCCAACGCAGTCGGGTTGATGCAGGTGACGCCGGAAGCGGGCCGCGACACCGCAAAGCGCTTCGGCCTGACCTATGACTGGGACAAGATGGTCTCCGATCCCGTCTACAACACGCAGATGGGCGCGGCCGAGCTCAGCGCACTGATGTCGGAATACCGCGGCAACCAGATCATGACCTTCGCCGGCTACAATGCCGGCCGTGGCCGCGTGCGCGAATGGGTGCAGGCGCGCGGCGACCCGAGGGATCCCAAGGTCGATCCGGTCGACTGGGTCGAGCGCATCCCGCTGTCGGAAACGCGCAACTACGTCCAGCGCGTGATCGAGAACGTGCTGGTCTACCGCGCCCGGTTCGAGGGCAGCGGCATGATCGCCGGCAAGAGCGATCAGCGTGTGGTGACCAAGGACGCGGCGGCCGTGGCGACGCCGGTAGGATTTATGGGAACGGAGTAG